Within Limnohabitans sp. 2KL-27, the genomic segment CCGGCCAAAGCCATTGAATCGGTCAAGGCCCGCGACGGCATCATCAACGTGGCCCTCGAAACCCGCCGCCTGCAACTGGCCATCGACACTGTGATCAACAGCCCCTCGGCCCGCGCCGAAGGCTTTGGCCAAATCAACGCCCCGCGCATGACGTTGATGGCTTCGCAAGTGTCGGACGCCTTCAACACCAAGACCCGCGTCAAGTCCGAAGACATCTGGAACGGCTCGTTCTTGCCGACTGCCAAAGAGCTGGACATCCTGCCCAAAGGCAAGAAGTAATCCAGCGCCAGTTTCGGGGCATGCCGCCCCGGCGCTCCGGGCCCACCGCCACCTTGCACGGGTCGGTGGGCTTTTACAGGGCGTAGCGTGTATACACTTTCGAACACCATTTTCGAGCTCTCACCATGACCCAAGAATCATTCGTTGATTTCCAGAATGTCTGGCTGGCCTACAACGACGAGTTGCTGGCGCAAAACCACTTCGCTGTCGAAGACATCAACCTGCAGGTCAAGCAAGGCGAGTTCATCGCCATCGTGGGGCCATCGGGTTGCGGTAAGTCCACCTTCATGAAGCTGACCACAGGCCTGAAGATGCCGAGCAAGGGCCGCATCCTGGTTGACGGCCAGCCCGTGACCGGGCCGCTCAAAATCAGCGGCATGGCCTTTCAGGCCTCCTCGCTCTTGCCCTGGCGCACCACGCTTGACAACGTCTTGTTGCCGCTGGAAATCGTGGAGCCCTACCGCTCCAACTTCAAGCAAAAAAGAGAAGAGTACGCGGAACGTGCCCGAAAACTGCTGAACACCGTCGGCTTGGGCGGCTACGAAGACAAGTTCCCCTGGCAACTGTCCGGCGGCATGCAGCAACGCGCCAGCATCTGCCGCGCCTTGATCCATGAGCCCAAGATGCTGCTGCTGGACGAGCCTTTTGGCGCGCTCGACGCTTTCACCCGTGAAGAACTCTGGTGCATCTTGCGTGACCTGTGGACCGAGCAAAAGTTCAACGTCATTTTGGTCACGCACGACCTGCGCGAATCGGTGTTTTTGGCCGACACGGTCTATGTGATGAGCAAGAGCCCCGGCCGCTTTGTGGTCAAACGCGAGATCGACCTGCCGCGCCCACGCGATCTGGAGATCACCTACACCCCCGAATTCACCAACATCGTGCACGAGTTGCGCGGCCACATCGGTGCCATGCGCAAGACCGGTACGGCGATCAACCAATAAGCGGGAGACCCTCATGAACAAGAAATCCCTCGAAAGCTGGTCCCCCTGGATCTTGCTGGTGCTGAGCATCCTGATCTGGGAAGGCCTGTGCCGCGCCTTCAACGTGTCGGAATTCGTTT encodes:
- a CDS encoding ABC transporter ATP-binding protein — encoded protein: MTQESFVDFQNVWLAYNDELLAQNHFAVEDINLQVKQGEFIAIVGPSGCGKSTFMKLTTGLKMPSKGRILVDGQPVTGPLKISGMAFQASSLLPWRTTLDNVLLPLEIVEPYRSNFKQKREEYAERARKLLNTVGLGGYEDKFPWQLSGGMQQRASICRALIHEPKMLLLDEPFGALDAFTREELWCILRDLWTEQKFNVILVTHDLRESVFLADTVYVMSKSPGRFVVKREIDLPRPRDLEITYTPEFTNIVHELRGHIGAMRKTGTAINQ